In Bacillus sp. S3, the sequence GTTAGTGTTTCTTGCGCAAAAAATTCATCCGGCATGTAACCGATTAACGAAACATATTGCTGTCTATTTTGCTTGATATCGACTTGATTGATCGTAACCGTGCCATCGTTAGGTGCAGAAATACCGGCAATAATATTCAGCAGTGTGCTCTTTCCAGCACCGTTTCCACCGCAAAGAACGATGCACTCACCATCCGCTGCTGTTAATGATAAGGGGTAAAGCGCCGTCTTATGTTTAAATACCTTGGAAACATTTTTTATTTCAATCATAGAAATCTCCTTTTTTTTAGGAACAGGATCGCGGGGGTGAGCACAATCAGCAGGTAGGCCATCATGTAGCCAATTAGGATGCCCCAGCCTGCAGCTGATTGGAAAAGGTGAACAACCGCATCATATGACGCACCAAAGATTGCGCCGCTATCCCATTGAATGATTAAAAAAATTCGCAAAAACTCTGCAGGATTTACGACCATCGCCAGTTTCATTAATGGGTCAACCATCGAATAAGGAACGAGACCCAAAATCGCAATTAAAGCGGTTGGCCAAATCATAATCAGGAAGAACCAGACGGCAACAGCAGCCATTAATGCCTTCCACGATGGTAATATTGTCGGAAAACATCACATGCAGCCCATACCGCGAATTGCTGATGGTGTTGCCGCTAAAGGTGTTATTGCTGCTATTCTCCATATAAAAACCATCTTGGACATGCTCGACCTTGATTTCTTCAAACGTATTATGATGGGAATCCCACAGTTCAAACCCATTCTCCTTGCCGACGCCTGCCAGTCTAAGATTTCGGAAACTCGTTTTTTCCACATTTTCGAGGTAAATTCCGGATTTCCAGATTTTCAAAGTTAGATCTTCAAGGTGATGATTCTTTCCGCTCATTTTAATCACTGCCGCGCTCTTATCTTTTTTACAGCTTATTATCTGAATCCCTTTTACTGTCACACTATTCCCCTTGATGGTAATAGCTGGTTTAGAATTGCAGGCTTTGAGAATCGTTCCTTTTTCAGCCTCTATTACGATTGGCTTTTTTAAAACAATCGGTTCTTGATAGATACCGGCCGCTATTGTTAGTATGCCGCCTGCTGGAACCGCATTGATTTGTGATTGAAGGGATCCGTCTGCGGATGTCTCCTTTCCCCCAACGAAACTAATGATCCCCACCAATAAAATCAGCTTCAGTAAACCTTTCATATTCTTAATTCCTTCCTGCGAACCTTAAAGATTACTTCATGGTCAAATAAACCCTTTTCATGAGTTGAAATCTGTAACAAGTTTAAAGTAAACGATTCGGCGGGTATTTCCTATGACTCAGAGGGGCTATTTTTTCGTTCATATTTGAAATTTTTTTGGCAGGAACCTTTTCGCGGAATGGCAGCATAGAAAAAAGGGGAGCTGGTTTGTTAACCCATTCTCCCCCATTCATACACTCGAGCTTTTTTTCCGGTACGTACTGCTATATATAACGCAAATTTATGCATAAGGATCATAAGAATTCCGGCCATCATTTGGTCTAAACCCGTATTGAACGGAGGTGGAAGGATATGGAGAGAACTTAACGTCAAGGGGGAAATGCACAGATTACTAGTCATTTGCGCAAGGAAAGGATTATTCAATCCGCCAATCAGGCCGGTTATGATGAATAGAATGCAAGCAGGCATTAATAACAGGCCGCTTAATACCGCAAATCGTTTATTCTGGTCCATAACAATTGGACGCCACATACTAAATGACAACGAAAATAGCACGACTAGATATCCATTATGAACAAGCGAATGTTTTAAGAGAAATGATAACATTACCGGCAAATGATACATCAAGAAGAGGAGGGAAAATGAGTACAAGGCAGCCAATGGAGGCAGGAACAGTTTATTTATTCCTTTCATTATTTGTAGGAAGGATTCGGGAACTCCTATTAAAAGTAGTGGCGGGATCATGAAGTATAAAATACTCATTTGTATCATGTGAAAACTGAATGATAAATGGCTGAGAGAAGATAAAGGGCTGCCAATGGTTACGTATAATAGGGTTAGGCTGAGGAAGAAAAGCAGGGGCTTTTGATGATAGATTTTTATATTCGTATAAAATGTGACGAAGCAGCCGTAGATGATAGCGATACAAATGAGCCCCGTTAATAATGGGATATTCCACACCAATTGACCCTCTAGCCATACAACAAAGAACATGGATAGCCATTCCCCCTTTACGGCCGATTCACTAACCTTAGATTATATGTCAGAATAAGTGATTTATGACCAAAAACGGGAATGGACAGAAATAATACCCCCTAAAGAAAATTGCAAAAACCCCCTCTTTTCATTATAGAATGAGTGCATTTAGTGCAAATGGTGTCAGGCACCATGCTTCGGCAGGGGGTCCATGGTTCTTAAGATCCGCAGAATTTCGAGGAGAAGGATGTTGATTCCCAGCCAGACTGCGCCGAAGACGTAGCCTGCGGCAACGTCGCTTGGAAGTTCGATTTGAAAATACAATCGGCTGATGGCGATTAGAACGAATAAAGCCAAAGCTGCTATTGGAACAAAAGTATGAACCCACACCCTTCTCGAATGGCGAACAAAGAGAAAGACAGCAAAACCGTAAATCACAATCGTCATTAGCAGTTGTTCGCTCGGAAAAGAATAAAACAGCTGCTCCATGAGTGTTTGCTTAACAGGTGAAAGTTTGTGAAAAATCCTCCGTAAACTTTCCTCATAGAGTTCGCCGCCGCCCACCGTCAGACCGAAAGACAAACATTCAAGCAGCTTATCCCTGCCTTTCCATGCAATCCAAAACAGCGAAAGAATAATAATCACGATTTGAATCTGCCTAGAGCCCATGAATGAAAAAACCTGCATAATGCCGGCCCAATTTTTATTAAACGTTAATGGCACTAACATTCCGACAATTTCATTAAAGTCTGAGAATTCTCCTGCAAGAAAATCTTGGATCATCCCTATCATTAAGACGATTAGGCCTATGGTTAGTGCCATCGTAATCGCTAAAAGAAGTCCAACCCGTTTTCGTGAATGGAATAACTTCATCGTGAAATTCAATCCGCTTACTGCCGCATCTTTCAATTCCACTCGGAACTTTTTAACAATCAAGTAAGCAATGATCAATATCGCAGCAATGATTCCCGCGATAATGAGGTATTTTTTAATCGAACTGTGAAACTGTTCCCACTGGGGACCTAAAATTTTGCCAAGCGTGATAAATACCGTCACCCATATAAATGCACCACTATAGGCAAACAGCGCAAACGTCCGAAACGGAAGCCTTGTTATCCCTGAAAAATATCCAGTTATGTGTCGGACACCGGGGATAAAATACGCGATAATCAGCAATTTATTGCCATGCTTGCTAAACCATTGTGAGGTTTTTTCAATCCGATCTGGACCGAGATGTAGTCGGTGACCGTGTTTTTCAAAAAATGGCGTACCTAATTTTAATCCAATCCAGTAGGAAATAGTCATCCCCAAACAGGCTCCGATACCCGCGGTCAAAATACTTAAGACCCAATTTAAATGACCTTGAAAAACTAAAAAACCACTATAACCCATAAGGACTTCTCCAGGTAATGGGAGAGCCAGTAATTCAAGTAATAATGCTGCAAAAAGGACAATATATCCAAACTGATCAATGTAAGCTGTCAGATTACCCAAGATTAGTCCTCCTTTTTGTTCCTATTATGCCCTAGCACTATGAAAAAATTTGGACTGGATTACGAATCTGGACGTCACGCTTTTACTTGGTTGGAAAAGAACTTCCTTGATTAAATCGACCATATCTTCCTTGGCTTTCAGCTCTATTCCCTTTTGATAGGAATCAATCGCCTGCTCCCAGCGATTCATTTTGTCGTCATCCTTTAACACTGTTATCAACTGCTTTTCTATGGATGCGTTTTGGTCAAGTTTAAATACCAGCTTTTGATCTGTTAAATAGCGTAAATTCACTTTTTCCTGACCTGGCAGCATTGTATGCACAAAAATGGGGAGTCTCTTTTGTAAGGCTTCACTAATTGTGACGCCGCCGGGTTTTGTCATGATAGCATCAACCGCTTCATAGAGCGTGTCCATATCTGACCTTGATGATAGGTAGGGCAATGGTTTAATGTGCTTAATATTCCAGGAAAGGATTTCTTCATACAGCTTTCGGTTCTTTCCGCAAAGAACGATATAATCCACTTCAGTAGACTGTTTTAACTCAGCTGTGAACTTTACAATTCCGCTTAAACCACTATTCCCTCCTGCTATTAAAATTTTTGGCCGTCCATTATTCGTTTTACGAATAGCTGCATTCCTGGTAATTTCTTTATGGACAGGAATACCTGTGACAATCATCTGCTGTTTTGGAATGTGATCCTTCTCAAATAACGTTTCTTTCACCTGCTGACTTGGAAGAAAATGAAGGTCAATTCCATCCTTTCCCCAAACATTATTAACAAAGAAGTCCGTATACACATTGATAATTGGGATGTTGCATTTCCCCTTCCTCTTTAATTTGCTAAGAAGATAAGAAGGGAATCCATGCGTACAAACAAGTAAATCCGGTTTTTCCTCTGCCAGCAATTGTTCCATTTTCTTCAAAAAGAATGGTTGGTACCATTTAAATGTGTGTTCTTTAGCTGCTGGCATGTAAAAAAAGCTTTTGTAAGCAAGATTGTACGTTTCCGGTGCGTAGCGGATCCAATTTAAATAGCCTTTGGTAATCATTTTTTCAAGTGATTTATTGGAATAGCTTAGTAAGTCGACTTTTTTAACCATAATATCGTCGGTATGATTTTTCAACAGGTCCATTAAGGCCTCAGCAACCTGGTGATGGCCTGACTGCATTTGTAAGAGTGGTAAAAACAAAATCTTTTTCATTTGTTCCATCTCCTGTTCATTTAGAAATCGTTCATTGAAAAGGGATGCTGTCTGCTTTCCATTTCAAATGTATCACTGATTCCCTGAAAAACGCGGTTTTTAAGAAATTTTTAATCATACCTTCAGTGTTTTTTCAGTAAAATAAAAAACCCGATGTATCACGTTTCGGGTTTTGACTAATTTGATCTATTTACGTTTTTTCCCTTTAAATACTTCATTAAAACATATAGAAAAAATAGAACTAAAAAGACGATGCCTAAATAAGGAACATGGTTTGGATTAATACGGAATATCCTTCCAGTAAAATATCCTGCCAAAATAAAGGGGACTGTCCACAGCAGTGTACCCAGCAGGGAAAAAAGGGAAAATCTCGTGAATGGAATGTGTACAATTCCGGCAAAGTATGGGCTAATTTGCCTGATCCCGGGAAGATAAAAACCAAACACGATGCTTTTACCGACGTTTTTCATATATTTACTGCTTACTTTTTCCAAGCGCTCATCGGTAATTCCTACATATTTGCCGTATTTTTTGATAAAAGGGGACCCTGCGTAACGTCCGCAAACATAGGCTGTCAACATGCCCGTAAACGCCCCGAGAACGGAAGATACCATGACCAATTCTAACGAGAGCTTATGATGAATACACAGTACTCCGACAAGAAAGAGCAGCGATTCTTCTGGAGCAGGAATGCCGACAACACCAAAGAATAAAAAAAGAAAAATGACTAGATACCCATATATATGAATATAATTTACGATTGTCTCTACGTTCATGGTGCCCTCATATCTCTTTTAGATTGATAAATTTTGTTCCCTTATTTTTGTTTTCCTGTAAATAGATTTCTAAGCATTTCAGCATATAGCTTGGAGCTTCCTTATCCGCACCCAGCGTTTCACCGCAGTCATGGAGCAATAGAATCGAACCAGGTTCTGTAGCGGTCCGTAATTCCTCAAGCAGTCCATTCTTACCTTTTGCAACTTTCCAATCCCCAAAAATGTGTGACCAGATGATTACTTTATATCGCTTACTCAAACAAAGACTAAAGAGATTGAAATGCCCCCATGGCGGCCGGTAAAAGGTAACCTTTTCCCCCGTGCATTCCCTGATGGCCTGTTCTGTCATTTGAAGCTGTTTTTTAAATCGAGATGGTGAGAGAATCCAGCTAGAAATATGTTCAAAATGATGAATGCCAATCGTATGTCCCTCCTGGCTCATCCGTTTTATGATAGCTGGATAGGATTTTACCTTACTGCCGACGACAAAAAATGCCGCCTTCACATCATATTTTTTCAACAGATCAAGCAATTGCGGTGTATATTCGGGATTGGGACCGTCATCAAATGTTAAGGCGACGCCGCCAACAGTTGTTCTTTTGGTAATACCCCAACTGAAAACACGAATCATTACTGTTGGCAATACAGCATAAACAAGAAATAGACTAAGTAAAAGAATGAAACTAACAATGATGATTTTGATCACTCAAAGATCAGTTCCTTTCTCTTCGGTAAGTACAATTCCACTTCAGTCCCGACTCCCTCCGTACTTCTTACTTTAATTTCCCCGTGATGCTGTTTAATAATATTTTTGGCAATCGACAGCCCCAGTCCTGTTCCCCCTGTCTCCCGGCTCCTTGCCTTGTCCACCCGGTAAAAACGTTCAAAGATATTGTCGATTTCGGACTCAGGTATACCAATCCCGTAATCTTTCACCCTTATGACCTTATATGATTCCTTTTCCTCCAGATACACATCGATTTTCTCTGAACTGTATTTAATGGCGTTGTCCATTAAAATGATGATGGCCTGTTTTAGCTTTAACTCATCAGCCATAACGGTCATTGCATGTTCCGGTAAATGGAGGTCAATTTCCCTCTTATAAGCACTTTTCAACTGTTTACGGATATTCTCGCACAAGGCCGCTACATTGATTGGTTTTGTTTCTAACAAATTACCGGATTCTGTATCGGCTAAATCAAGAAACCGTTCTGTCATTCTTTGGATTCTCGTGGCCTCTGAATGAATTGATTCAATGGCATCATGGGCAACCTCTTCGTTTCGGATCCCCCGTCTTAGCAAAAGATCGGCATAACTTTTGATCACTGTAAGCGGGGTCTTTAACTCATGAGACGCGTCTGAGATAAATTGCTTCTGTTTTTCCAGGTTTGACTCCAATCTTTCTATCATTCGATTAAAGGTCACCGCTAATTTTTGCAATTCATCCTTTGTTTCATGCTGGATGACAATTTTCTTCGGGATCCCGCTTTGTTCAATGTCCTCCATCGTATTAATCATATTTGAAATCGGCTTCATAATCAGATTGGACAGCCACCTGCCGCCAAGCAGTGATAATAACGCTCCTAAAAACGTACAAAACCCCAGAATAGAAAGTAATAAATCCTTACCTAATTCCAATCCCTTTAACTTCTCTCCAAACTCAATCGTGCCGGTAACCTGCCCATCCGCTTGGATTGGAACCCTGACAATGGCAATTTGTTCTTCTTGATTTTTTAGTCTAATCGTACTCCTCATCGTCCCTTTTTCACTGGCAAATTGCGGTTTTATTTTTGCAGCCAAGTTCGGATCATTTGTTACTTGATGGACAATTTTTCCATCTGGTTGAATGATTCTAATAAACGAATGAGGTGTTAAATATGGGGTTAATTTTGCTTTAGTAACTGCAGGAGTACCTTCCTGATTTAGCTCCTTTCTCAATTGACCCGCCTTTTGAAAAAGGGCATTATCCTCCATATTGACGGTAATTTTCATAAATGAAAAAAAGACCACTGCGTTTACGGCAAGTAACACGACTAGGATCCATGCGGTTGTGATTAGATTAATCTTGGTCGTAATCTTCATTTGCTTACTTCTCCCTTATTGTGTATCCAATTCCCCTGATTGTCTGAATAATAGTGGGGTCAGAAAAGCCTTCTTCGATTTTCTTTCGTAAATGTCTGATAAACACATCGATGACATTTGTTTCCCCTTCATATTCATAGCCCCACACATGAAGAATGATATTTTCCCGGGTGACAATTTTATTTTTATTAGTAAGCAAATAAGCTAACAAATCAAACTCTTTGGGAGTTAGCGTAATCGATACCTCTCCGCGGATTACCTCTCTCGTATCAAGATTTACAGTTAAATCCCTTATGGAAAGTACGGTTTCCTCGGCTTGCGCAGCCTTAGCAGCAATGGAATTCTGCCGAAGACAGGAACGAATTCTTGCTAATACTTCCTCTAATTCAAAGGGCTTCGTAATATAATCATTTGCTCCCTGATCAAGTCCGGTTACTTTATCCATCGTCATGTTCCTAGCAGTCAGCAGAATGACAGGCAGCATGTTGTTTTCAACTCGTATTTTTCTTAAAACCTCAATCCCGTTCATTTCAGGCAGCATGACATCCAATAGGATTAAATCCAATTGATCGTTCAAGGCGGCTTGCAATCCCGCCTTTCCGTCATAGGCAATCACCACTTCATAGCCTTCAAACTCCAGTTCAATCTTTAATATTTTGGCAATCTGTTTTTCATCCTCAACAACCAAAATTCGCTTTTTCATCATAAGCCCTCCTCTTTAACGATGATCCTCAGGCGGCAAATCTAAATAGTTTGTTCGTGTAAAAGCCACATCTACAATGTAGCACTATTTTCCCCTAGCTTTCATATTTTCATGGATTTTTAATCTTTAATGTACACAGCGCTTCAAAAGCCCAAAATTGCACCAGATAAAACAAAACTCCTTCTTTCTACTACAGAAGGAGTGCAAAGGGTGTCGGGCACCATTTGTTAAATTTTGTAAAGTGTGTTTTCGAATTGCAAGGGATAGGTCAGCGAGGAAGTATAGTCCTGTTGCTGCCCAGCCCCATATCCAATAGGGTTCTATGGGTTCATACAAAGCGGCGATTGCCGGATGAATCCATTTTACACATGCGAGGGATAGGAATACCCAGCAGATGGAGAAAGGCAGACATATATGCCCGTGAAGCTGCAAGGGGGTGTCGGAATAATCCCACCATTGTTTATGGAAACATTTCTGGAGCAATGCCCCGCTTACATATTCGACTAGTGTTGGAATAAAAAGGCATAAGAGAATCACCATCACCCAATTAGTTCCAGGGGTAATCAAATAAACCAAGAGAACCGGGGCAAAACCGTACATCGGTTTAAAGGGGCCGAATAAAAAGTTTTCCTTAAAAAACTCACGCTTTGTGAAGAAGCTATAGCTATTTTCCAGCAGCCAGCCAATGAACGAATACACTGTGAAATAAAACATGATGGCCGCCGCACCTTCAATAGTCGTAATTTCCTGGGTTTGATACGTAATGCCTTGCAACAAGCTTAAAATCATCGCTTAACCGCCTTTCACAAATGTAAAATTTCCCACTTTATGTTTCACTTTTGTCCTTCTAAATATTCGTATTAATGGATATCTTATACACATTTTAATCAACACTCTGTTGAACATCACGTCGAAACCTTGTTATTATTTTGATAACAGGATGATCAATAATCCATCACTGCTGAGATATTAGGAGGGATACATGTGTCCGAAAATGTAATCGACAAACGGGTAATCCGAACAAAAAGGATGATTCGTGACGCACTCACAGAGATTATGGAGGAAAGGGGCTTCGAAGGGGTTACTGTCCGCAATTTAACTGAAAAAGCTCAAATTAACCGTGGAACCTTCTATTTGCATTATCGGGATAAATACGATTTGCTAGAGCAGAGTGAAGAGGAGATTCTAACCGGCATCAATAAGATTGTTAACGAAATTAATCCAATGGATGCTGTTAACTATACAAGTCATGATGAACCATTTCCCATACTTATTAAATTGTTTGAATGTTTCGAAGAACATTCCTATTTTTTGAAAGTTATCCTAGGTCCCAAAGGGGACGCTTCATTTCAAATGAGGCTGAAAGAATTGATTAAACATACCTTTTTAGAAAAAGTAGCAGATGAAATTAATACAGAAGATATGCTGGTTCCAATGGATTTTTTAATTTCCTATGTCAGCGCAGCGCATCTTGGTGTTATTCAACATTGGCTGCAAGGCGGTATGGTAAAATCGCCTCGAGAAATGACCTTAATACTTGCGAAAATGACCCTATTAGGACCTGGATATGTAGCAGGGTTAAAAAAATAAAATGGATGCGGTGAGGTCATTCAACACATTCTATTTTGTTGCACGGAGAAACAATGAACACTTTTTACTATATTGTTCATTGTAATTCATCGCGGACCATCTTAATATTATCGTATAGAGATGGTCAACACGCTGTTCATTAACGGCACGAATTAGAGGGGGTTTTCAAATGAATCCAACCATTCAGGTGGTGGAAGTCAATAAAAGCTTTGGGAAAAAACCCGTTTTGAATGAAGTAAACCTAACCATACCGAAAGGCCAATTATTCGGGTTAATTGGGCCTTCTGGCGCCGGTAAAACGACGCTTGTCAAAATGATTGTCGGCATGGAAAAAACGGATACTGGTACGATTCATGTGTTGGATCAAAAGATGCCGAATCTAGGCTTGCTGCAGGAAATCGGCTATATGGCGCAATCCGATGCCTTGTACGTGGAGTTAACCGGGGAAGAAAATCTGAAGTTTTTTGCATCTCTTTATAGGTTAAGTAAAAGTGAACAGAAAAAGCGGATTGCTTACGTAGCCAGTTTAGTAAACCTGACGGACGACTTAAAGAAACGCGTATCTGCCTACTCTGGGGGTATGAAACGGCGCTTATCCCTGGCGATTGCCCTCATTCAAGACCCAAAGGTGCTAATTTTAGATGAGCCCACCGTCGGAATCGATCCGGAATTAAAACTGTCCATCTGGAAAGAGTTTTTACGACTAAAAACAGAAGAAGAAAAAACGATTATTGTGACCACACACGTCATGGATGAAGCGGTGAAATGTGACCACGTCGCGATGGTTCGCGATGGCCGTATATTAACTAGCGGGTCTCCGCAGGAATTAAAGACGCTTTACGAGACTGACAATTTTGATGAGGTATTTTTAAAGGCAGGGGTGAAGCAGGGATGAGAACGACAGCGTTAATCAAAAGAATTATTCAGCAAATGCTTCGTGATAAAAGAACCCTGGCGTTAATGTTTATAGCACCGCTATTGATTCTGACCCTGATGTACTTTTTGTTTAATGGTAATACCGTTACACCGAAATTAGGTGTCGCGGGCGTTGATTCCAATCTCGTAAAAGCCTTTGAAGATGCAGATATAAAGATTAAAGAATATGAGAGTGTAACGAAAAGTACCGTGGTAAATGATGATCTAAATGGGCTGCTGCAACAGGAAAATGGACAAATGACATTAACACTTCAGAATGATGACCCAAGTTCTGCAAAGGGCTTGCAAGCGAAAGTTAACCAAACAGTTTCAGCTCTGGCACAATCGAAACTCATCCAGCAAAATCCGGCATTGGCAGGCATGTTGCCTAAAAAGATTGAAACAAACTATGTGTATGGAAATAAGGATACGGTGTTTTTTGATGTATTAAGCCCTATTTTAGTAGGTTTCTTCGTCTTCTTCTTTGTTTTTATCATTTCAGGAATTGGATTATTACGCGAACGGACGACGGGAACATTGGAGCGATTACTATCAACCCCGATTCGCAGAGGGGAAATTGTCACGGCCTATTTGGCCGGCTATGGCCTATTTGCGGTTATTCAAACGGTGATTGTCGTTTTTTATGCTATTAATGTTTTAGATATTGTTTTAGTTGGTTCGATATGGAATGTCCTTTTGATCAATCTGCTATTAGCACTGGTTGCCTTATCATTAGGAATATTGTTATCAACATTTGCAGCTTCCGAATTTCAAATGATGCAATTTATCCCAATTGCAGTCATTCCCCAAATATTTTTTGCCGGAATCTTCCCGCTTGAAGGGATGGCCAATTGGCTGCAGGTAGTTGCGAAGGTGTTCCCAATGTATTATGCAGGGGACGCACTAAAGGGCGTTATGTATAAAGGAGAAAGCTTTAGTCAGATCAGCGGCGACCTGTTGGCATTAGTCATTTTCGCTGCCATATTCATCGTGCTGAATATTCTCTCTATGAAAAAATATCGCACTTTATAAAATGAAGAGGGAATGCAGGTAAGCATTCCCTCTTTCATTATTTTATCGAATTGTTTTTAATGCTCCGCTCCATGTCACTACTTCGTCAAGCATTGCATTTACATTTGTTAGATGCAATTCAGCTGGTTTGAAGTCACTTCCGTTTTCAAAATCTGTAAATAAAGATAATGTTGGATGTGTGCGGACGTCAGCAACCTTTAATTCACCTAGGATTCCACGTAAATGTTCGGCTGCACGGGCACCACCTGTTGAACCATAGCTTACAATACCAGCAGCTTTGTCATTCCAAGCTTCACGAGCAAAATCAAGAGCATTTTTTAATGCGCCAGTGATACTGTGGTTGTACTCTTGAACAACGAATACGAAACCATCTAAGTTAGCAAGTTTTTCGTTCCATTTGGCGATTCCTGGTTCTGTACCATCAGTTGTACCTAAGAATGGTAAGTTGTAGTCTGCAATATCAACGATTTCGTAATTTGCGTCACCACGTTTGTCAGCAATTCCTTTTACCCATTCTCCTACTTGTGGACTTACTCTTCCTTGACGTGTGCTTCCTAAAATAATTCCAATGTTTAATTTTGTCATTTTTGTTTCCTCCTCATGTGTTTTTCCAAATAATTTATCTATTAAACCCATTACAAACACCACCTTATTTAATTCCTAATTCAGATATTATGAATTAAAATATTTTAATTCCGAGATAATAATATAATATAGCTCCACCTTTGTCAACCATATTAAACTTTTCGTACTCAACTAGCCGAATCTCCCCAATAAAAAAACCACAAAGCCAATTTTGACTTAGTGGTTATCTTAAAAAGGGTGTCAGGCACCATTATCCAGTTTTCTCCTCATACTTATGCGGGTCTTGGACAAAGAGGACCCCGAGTTCGTGGTGGTCGCCTTCGTAGAGGGCGCGTTGGACGAAGCGGATTTCTCCCTTGGTATCATAGACTTCGAGTTTGCAATGGGCGCGATTCTTCTGCAGCGCCTCGTAAAAGGTATGTTCATCATGAACCAATACGCCATTGGCCTTTGTAATCAGCTCACCAACCTGCAGTCCCATTTTACTTGCGGGTGATTCGGGTATGACGCCAATGATCATGACCCCTTGATTTCTTTTCGAAAAATAAGGCGGACGACTGTCATCCTTCATATAGGCCAGTAATGCTAATGATTCACGTCCGATGACAGCGAGGGCGGCAGCAACAATTGAAATGAGCGGATACCAATAGCCGGCTACGGAAATAAGCGTGATAAACGCTCCTAGGACAATGACCCTCCGGCCGTGCAGCTGAATCGCTTCGACAGGAAGCGTCCCTTTGATTTGCTGATGGAAGCCGACTGCAATCGGAACAAGGATGAGCGAATACTTGTCTGCACCCAAATGGAAAACCGGCCACCAATCAAAAGGCAGCTGTAGTACATTCCCAGGAATCAGCAGGA encodes:
- a CDS encoding PDZ domain-containing protein, translated to MVQIWLVELLKGTGKLFLHPVLYYLVFLAGILGVMRVKRERKNFHIRAHDAYFELRQVFPRGLLIGLVLSIIVIAAGITVPFTAVLLIAGFTLLWSLTTNIRLMSPAYTVGAAFFTMIVLAENNWTIPLLSGAFDSISDKVYPSVVVVLGLLLIAEGILIFKNGSKGTSPKVTKSKRGQSVGAHEVKRLWLLPVFLLIPGNVLQLPFDWWPVFHLGADKYSLILVPIAVGFHQQIKGTLPVEAIQLHGRRVIVLGAFITLISVAGYWYPLISIVAAALAVIGRESLALLAYMKDDSRPPYFSKRNQGVMIIGVIPESPASKMGLQVGELITKANGVLVHDEHTFYEALQKNRAHCKLEVYDTKGEIRFVQRALYEGDHHELGVLFVQDPHKYEEKTG
- a CDS encoding response regulator transcription factor; protein product: MKKRILVVEDEKQIAKILKIELEFEGYEVVIAYDGKAGLQAALNDQLDLILLDVMLPEMNGIEVLRKIRVENNMLPVILLTARNMTMDKVTGLDQGANDYITKPFELEEVLARIRSCLRQNSIAAKAAQAEETVLSIRDLTVNLDTREVIRGEVSITLTPKEFDLLAYLLTNKNKIVTRENIILHVWGYEYEGETNVIDVFIRHLRKKIEEGFSDPTIIQTIRGIGYTIREK
- a CDS encoding ABC transporter permease is translated as MRTTALIKRIIQQMLRDKRTLALMFIAPLLILTLMYFLFNGNTVTPKLGVAGVDSNLVKAFEDADIKIKEYESVTKSTVVNDDLNGLLQQENGQMTLTLQNDDPSSAKGLQAKVNQTVSALAQSKLIQQNPALAGMLPKKIETNYVYGNKDTVFFDVLSPILVGFFVFFFVFIISGIGLLRERTTGTLERLLSTPIRRGEIVTAYLAGYGLFAVIQTVIVVFYAINVLDIVLVGSIWNVLLINLLLALVALSLGILLSTFAASEFQMMQFIPIAVIPQIFFAGIFPLEGMANWLQVVAKVFPMYYAGDALKGVMYKGESFSQISGDLLALVIFAAIFIVLNILSMKKYRTL
- a CDS encoding NADPH-dependent FMN reductase, whose product is MGLIDKLFGKTHEEETKMTKLNIGIILGSTRQGRVSPQVGEWVKGIADKRGDANYEIVDIADYNLPFLGTTDGTEPGIAKWNEKLANLDGFVFVVQEYNHSITGALKNALDFAREAWNDKAAGIVSYGSTGGARAAEHLRGILGELKVADVRTHPTLSLFTDFENGSDFKPAELHLTNVNAMLDEVVTWSGALKTIR
- a CDS encoding TetR/AcrR family transcriptional regulator — its product is MSENVIDKRVIRTKRMIRDALTEIMEERGFEGVTVRNLTEKAQINRGTFYLHYRDKYDLLEQSEEEILTGINKIVNEINPMDAVNYTSHDEPFPILIKLFECFEEHSYFLKVILGPKGDASFQMRLKELIKHTFLEKVADEINTEDMLVPMDFLISYVSAAHLGVIQHWLQGGMVKSPREMTLILAKMTLLGPGYVAGLKK
- a CDS encoding ABC transporter ATP-binding protein — its product is MNPTIQVVEVNKSFGKKPVLNEVNLTIPKGQLFGLIGPSGAGKTTLVKMIVGMEKTDTGTIHVLDQKMPNLGLLQEIGYMAQSDALYVELTGEENLKFFASLYRLSKSEQKKRIAYVASLVNLTDDLKKRVSAYSGGMKRRLSLAIALIQDPKVLILDEPTVGIDPELKLSIWKEFLRLKTEEEKTIIVTTHVMDEAVKCDHVAMVRDGRILTSGSPQELKTLYETDNFDEVFLKAGVKQG
- a CDS encoding putative ABC transporter permease gives rise to the protein MILSLLQGITYQTQEITTIEGAAAIMFYFTVYSFIGWLLENSYSFFTKREFFKENFLFGPFKPMYGFAPVLLVYLITPGTNWVMVILLCLFIPTLVEYVSGALLQKCFHKQWWDYSDTPLQLHGHICLPFSICWVFLSLACVKWIHPAIAALYEPIEPYWIWGWAATGLYFLADLSLAIRKHTLQNLTNGARHPLHSFCSRKKEFCFIWCNFGLLKRCVH